The Phycodurus eques isolate BA_2022a chromosome 17, UOR_Pequ_1.1, whole genome shotgun sequence nucleotide sequence AGTAATACTGGATACTCTAAATGCTAACCGGTTATGACATAGATCAACTTTATTATATCAAATGTCTGACATGTGGTTGGTGTTGGTCTTTTAGAATTCCGGGGTCCCTGAAGTCACATGACGCAGGCGTGAGAGTGGCCTGTGATTGGTGGAGAAGAAGGAACACTAAAAGTGTATGTCTACATGCTATGCTAGGCTAACAATAGTGCCATTAGCCTTGGCTTTCATTTCTCGTTGGGTATTCTAcggtaagtaaaataaaattaagtccAAGTTATGAACTTCATCCAACAATGAAGTTCCATCGAGTATTTAAAGCTAtcataaattgtttttcttaccAGTAGGTGCGAATTGCTGTCAATGAATCGACTATATATAAACTGACAAAAGACGCTAACAGGAAGTTGAGTGAAAGCTAATTGGACGATACCAAGTGCTGACAGTGTCGAGGGGGGTTCAGCTTCACCTGTACTGGATGACGTCATGCTGTGAGTCCCGACCACCGTTATGTGAAATCATTcaatgcaaaaatgtattttcaatattattactattatttcaGGGCactattttctttgtatttatttcactcaactcaactttatttatagaaccttttgggaaaataactgcagctgtaacaaagATATTGCTCAAACTGTGCATGCATTACATtgatttacaataataaatatactttttaggaagaAAAACTCAAgtacatcgtttttttttttaaatatgatctTATTGTATTTGagtgttggtcattatggtggtacttggagagccttTGTACGTTTGAGGAGGTACTTTGTGTAAAAATCTGAGAACCACAGAGCGATCGTACCTTGACAAAACGAGCAAGACGGCATATTTTGCTCCAAACTTTATTTCGTTGAGTTTCAGTAATAAACAGGTCAAGAGCTGATCTACAGGGAGAACTTGTCAAGGCAGGGACGTCACCCGGGGGCGAGCCGGAGCCAGAGTATTTGTGTACAGCGATGGAGAATGACAAGGTAAGATTGCAGACTGCAGATTCTGATCAAGTACAGGAGTCCAAACCCACAAGACGCTCCTCCGTGGGTGCGCTCTATTCTCCCTGCATTCCAAACATCCTGATCCAGAACATATTCAAGTGTATCGCTTGCAATATCATTACAGTGACGCAGAGGATCAGTCTAACAATTGTTAAAGTCGGAGCATGCATTTATTTGTGATTTTGCATAGAACTGGAACTAGTGATGATGATACCGCCCTCGCCATCAGAATCTCAACAATCTTCAGTGACACGATTTTGTCAAGTCAATCCTTGCACTTGTTCAATGAGTTCATGTACAAGACAACATCTGATAGCCCTGCAGCAAAATCATTCTTCAGCCAAATTGACTCATTCGTCTTCCAAAACGATCTCCTTGGGTTTGCACAAATTGAGGTTAGTTGCACTTGCTAATTCAGAATTCATTTTGAAGTCACTGCGCACTTTTCTGCAATATCACTCTTTCAAGTGTTCAAATGAACAAAACTAGAAGTTATTCATTTGAACCAATACATTGACACACCTGATATGAAACCCACCCTTTATTATAATATTGCTTTCCACCGGCGGTTAAAGAATGGAGGCACATTATAATGAGTAATATCAACATAAGAAATCCCGCTCCAGTATGCTGGCATGTACATTCACCTTTGAGTCGATCGCCAGCATCTGCGCCGCACTCCAGAGGTCATCGGTTTCAACATATAATACAAAATTCGGTGCACATTCGTCATACAGTCAGTCGCAAGAGCACTCTACCCAGCGTGCAAGATGAGACCCGCTCACGTGGTCACGGACGTTCACCTTCATTCACAGGacaaagcatcttttttttttttttttctctctctctcttcaaaATAAAGTAACTTGTAAAACTACCATCTGCATGGAATACTACAGATTAACTAGGGCGTGTCACAGACAATGCATAGCCGTAGGAATACAGAAGAATATGGTTTGTAGTATATTAGTTATTACATAACCTCCCAGAGCTAGAGCTATTACTTCCACTGTAAtagaatatatactgtatgccccaaacacacacactattgttgttgtgtgcgttttttttaagcattctaAATGCTGACTCATGTCACATGCATGAATTGCATGagttattttttcataaaagcAGCAACACTGGTAAGACATTCATAAGGGTTGGAGGGGTTGTCGAGTTGTAGTGAGAAGCTTATGACGTTATCCCTCCCTTTGTAATTTTTGCATGTGCTGTGTCCGTCACTTTTGGAGGAACTCGGTCGGTGGTGTAACGGCAGGCGCCTCTTTTACATCAAgcgaagaaaaaaagcagagtGGGCCCTCCCGTTTGTTTCAAGGTCAATTTTAAATGTCTGTGCCATACTGAGATTTCCAAAACAATGATTTTGTGTTATTATACAAAACCTTATGAGAGGAGGATTCAACCCAGCTACAACTACAtgttgtgaataaaaaaaaaaaacattgtttttttttaaatcatttgaaaCTGAAGTATAACTTCTAATCCACAAAAACAGTGCCTATGCTGTGTCATCACACAGTAAAAGACTCGTTAAACTACCACGCTCGCCTTTGAATCGTAAGCCTTCACAATTAAATGACTTGCCATGTAAACAAATGTCACTTTaccaatgatgatgatgagtaaAGCCACGTGTTTATCATAAGCGACCGAAAACCTTGGACATATTTTGACtttgacaaattaaaggaaGTCTAAATATTGAAGAGAAGTGTCTTTGGTTGCGTTTTGCAGGCGTAAAAGTGTGCACATTTGACAAAGCAGCTAAAATCTTAGATCCTATGTATTGCatgtacatttgaaaaacagagGCAGCCAcgcacttttttgtttgttttttgtttgttgaaacaTAGCGTACTTTGTACAGTACAATTCTGCAATGAAGGCTTATGAATATGAGCACTCGCCTGCGGTTTCAAATGCATGCGCCTCCTCATTTCTGTTTGGGAGGTTTGGGTTTTGAATCCACTTTAGATCCTGAGAGGCCATTTTCTGTGTTGTCGATCCCCGACGAAGTTACAAGGCACTCCTTACTGCTCGGGGGTCGGAGGAGCGGGGTTGTGGGGGTAAAGGGTTGCAGAAGAAGAACAGACACGAAGAGCATCTCAAACATCAGGCTCTGAAGTCAACATTGCGCTCATCACGTGAATTGTCAGCCAAAAATGATGAATGGCAAAGTGTCAAAATGGCAAACTCACTTTTTCTCCTCGAGCTTGGCGAGAACAAAGAGAGTGAAGTTCTTCAGCAGCATGAAGCCCATGAGCAGGGCGATGGCTCCGCCCACAGCAGAGGCTATGATGATCGTCAGCGTGTTGTCCACTTCCCTCACTGCAGTAGAAAACTGAAGAGTCACTGCCCACAATACGGCGCATGCAAAGGCCATAATGCATCATGGGGGAATCACTAATTCCATGTCACCGTGACGTTCCTGGGAGAAAATATGTACTTAAACTACAGTTGCTTTTGTAAATTCcttccgtccattttctgtgccgcttctcctcactcgggtcgcgggcgtgctggagcccaacccagctaacttcgagcgagaggcggggtacaccctgaactggtcgccagccaatcgcaaggcacatagaattCCTGTGATTGAAATTTGAGttcaatttgaaaaatagcctcAAAAACtccgatttctttttttttttttttttttttttttttctcataacactTCCTCATTCTAAGGTTGTTAGCTTGtcattggctctctctggtcatgtgccagtCTGCCGTAGTCTTAAACATGACACAATTTTCAATACATGAGCTCAAAGCGCCATCTCGTGGTACCATCTATTAGTTTGTATAAGAATTTGACAAGCTTGGACActtttacacttttgaacacataaaagaacatgaCTTTTGGACAGTTTCATCCTCATAAcgtttttttatggaacattcactgaAGCGACTTTGTCTAACTCGTACAAATTTGTCATtgggtcaacatggtatggtggttttccacgTATTGCACTGTACACATAGAatgcaacaaacaaatattcaaattatttcaaaactacGTATTGCACGTGTTTTGGCTGCCACATCTCCCTCTGGAAAggtctttctttttcatttaaaatggcttactttaaccaggatccttTGCTGTGCTGTGGCCAAAGGTAGAAGCGAAGCTTTGTGCCCGTCTCGATGCTGTAAAATGCATAAATCCACGCTGGCTGGGAACATCTGACTCCTCTCGAGCTAGCTACTAGCCGGCCAGCTCGTGAGTGTGTGCAATGCAACACCTCCTCAATAATAAGTACGCGCGTATGTATGAGAAAATAAGCATACGATGACTAGACCTTCCTCCCTTCGTTACCAGAAAAGAGTGACCCACTCACACTCGTCCACGACAATCAGTTTGAAGATGGCGCTGTGGTTCTTGTCCTTTTCTTTGGGGTTGCGTCCAAAGCAAGTGTACTGGCCTCCATCCTCGAAGGTGATGTTCCACAACAAGATGGAAATGTTGTTGTTCCGGTTCTTCCCCACAAATTCGAACCGCTCTTTATACATCTTCACCTTTGGCACCACCCCCTCGGACGGTATCACTGCGTCACACACCTGATGGCAACGAGCAAAGCCGTCAACCGTCCCAAAAGCGACACGAGTGAGAATCTCTCCGTCACGTGGAAGGGCTTACTCTTTGCATGGTGCCGTTGTCATTGAACTGCCATCTAAAGTAAAGGTTCTCAATGCCAATGCAGCTGGAATACGTGCAGGGCAACACGACTGTGCTGCCGTTGACGGCCTCCAAGAAGGGAATCTTGCCTACGGACATCTCCAAGGCCTGAGCAGACCTCACAACTGAAGAGCAACACAGAAGGATTGGCAACATTTATTAGGCACTtttatgtatttctttcttacaaaagattgaaaaacaaaaaaagaaacatcttgTCATATATGTTTACATTGagtgcacattccaaaaaagacaacatgaaaCCGGTAACATTTCATGTAAAGGCACGCCGAGCTGCACTCTGAGACGGCCGCAAGTGAGCGCGACGAACCGTTCTCTTCCTGGAGAGACGTGGGCCGGCGTGGAGctacattcaaatattgctGGCAGTTTGAAAACTTTTAGATTGTACCTTTAAATGAAACTGGATACTTTACCTCACAACCATGAGTATTAACGGTGGCCGTAGAAGaatctgtttttcttttgttcaatCCAAAACATAATGGGCCACCTAACATCTGGCTCTGTGACGCGTTTTGCAGCTGTCCTGTCCCTTCTTTCTCCACTCGTGTTTAATGCTTCCATCTAGTGTGTATTGTGCAAACTACATGCTGACAAAGCTCTGTGCAGAATTAGCACTCAAGTGCAGATGATGCAGACAAAACATAACTTAGCACGTGCTAAAAATAAAAGAGCGATGCATGCTTCTGGTGATGACCTTTGTGGTTTCACAATTTGCTCGGAACAGGATCAAGGTCAAAATGAGTTCAAGCATCATTGCGGCAAATAGGGAGAGAGAAGGAGGTCAGACGTGAGAGACCGTTATTGATTCCTTCACATCGCACCCTCGCTATCTCAGTTCGTCTCCTGGTATGGTGCATAGTGAGTTTGCAAAAATAGCGACAGTAAGCGCGTCGCGCCACTAACGGCCCTCCTCCGTTCGTACGCCTCGATTACACACGCGGCAATTTGCTGTCACCTTGTTGTGACCTTATGGACTAAAAACAGAGAATCAAGTGCACCAAATAAATCAAGAACGAGATGAGCAAATGCATACAGATTCTCCATTTCGTATTAGCAGGCGGGTCaggcaaaaaagaaataaatacataccgTCAATAAGAATGAGCAGGTTTCTAATATATATCAAGAGATTCCATAGATCCAATATGTTTATTGAACTTGATTTCTATGTCTTTACAAGTGCGCTGCACCCAAAGGTACCATTGCATGAAGTGTTTCTATGCACAATGTAAAGCTCATTGAAAAGAAATGAGATCATAATGTGCATTCATGCCTGATGGTTTTCGACGCTTTCCAAATCCCGCGGTCTGTCCTGGCCACATCCGTCCCGCACAACTTGAGAGTTCCAATTAGCAGCTAATTAGCGTCCATTTCAAAATCACCCGACGGTGACGCGAATGACGATAAGATCGATGCGCAAAGGTCAGGATGAGACAGCTCTACACGATCAAATAGACGTTACCAAGCAGTAGTGTGGCGATCAGCTCGAAGGCTGTGCGTGGAAGGCCCAGCCTCAGGGCATCAACCCAGACGCCGTGGACCTCCATGTCCGTGCACCAGCTGCAGGCCGAATGACTTCGAGATCCAAACCTGACTCGTGAGAATTTCCCACTCGGCCTCAATAGTTTCCTGGTTTCTATCTGGGAGCCGCTGAAGACAACACAAGACGACGTCAATGACTTGAAAGTAACTGAATATCTCAATGCAGCATCGCAATTAAAAGTTACAAAGTGTCCTCTGTGAAAATTCCAAAAGAAACCCGAGTGGCCGCTAAGTGGAAGTGGAAGCGTCAACACTGCCTACCTGCTCGCGTTCCCTCTGAGGCCCGCGGTTCGGCTCGGCGGCCGACTCTCCCCGCGCTGCACCGTCACGGCTGATTCAAGGAGAATCTGCAGGTCCTCCGCACTCTCACTGCAGCGGCTGCCACATTGCAGGCAGGAGCGAGAGACGATCggcgaggcgaggcgaggcgaggcAGCCGGCCGGCCGGACggaagcgagcgagcgagcgaacGCCGCCGCTGGAGACCCCCCGGAGCAGCTGACTCCTCCCCTGCTATCTTCCAACTTTTGCCTGTCCTCTAGCTACGCTGGCTGCGCGCCACCTCTCCCCCTCTCCATCACCTTCCCTTCCATCCTCCATTCAGTGCCAGCCCCCTCCCCCACGCGGCCCCTCTGCTGACTCGGGTATGCACGCAGGCACTTTTGTCAGAGTGTTTGTGATGAGCAGGGAAAAGTTCTGCAGTGCAGATTGGGCTCGTGTAATGCAGCCCCAGGGTCGAGCCGCATTCTCAAGGATGCATTATTTTCCTGATGCCACGTGTCTGGGCTGGCGAAGCTTTTCGTGCCTTCAGCGGACACGATCGCAAACGCGCCGCGTTGGGGGAAAACTCGTTACATGCAACGAGATTACGAAATCTATTTACAAAATTCAGGTCATTGCAATCCATtgcattactgggagaaaatgtctACACTTGCTTTTGGAAGTTTCCATGATGACAATGTtagcatcattttaaaaatagccacaaaagcttggatttttttcccatatcacGTCGTCCTTCTCGCTCCGACGTTTGTGATTGGCTCTGTGTGGTCATGTGCCTTCCCGCTGTcctctcaaacatgacatatttttccaaatatcatCTCAAAgagccaccttgtggtgcaatctattagcaTGTCTGAGATTTGAAAAAGGTTCAACCCACagatacacttttgaacacgtacgtaaaagaacattgacttttgaatggTTTCATCGAATGGAACATTTCACTTATATGAAGCGATATTCTATcgctatatatattatatatatagcgatagaatattatatatatagcgATAGAatattaggtcaacatggtatcatgttttccTACATGCtgcgtgtgtgtctatatatatatatatatatatatatatatagtatacacGTGATGTTTGCACGTCCCATCGGATGGTCGAAAGGTCAAAGGTCAACACTCTTACATGCAGTACACCACACAGTACAATTCTTCACCTTTAAAAGCAAGTGTGCAATTATTTCTCTTGTGTGCAATTATTTTTCTCGTCACATCATAGTAATGCTTTATTATGAATACTGTGCGTTTCTGAGTTAACGAGGTCAGCACGAGGCCGCAGGGCCGTGCCCATGATGAGTGCTCTTTTAGTGACCTCGAGAGGACACTAGCCTAAACCACATGTATGTGGTTTTCCTGTTCccgtttgtgtgttttaacctGAAATTGTTTCTAgtggaaaatgtgaaacttcaacatgcacactctcacacacacacacaaagacgcaATTGATTACCTTCCGATCGTAACTACACATCAAGTGATAGTTTTTATAATGAATTGGAGTTCATGATCAAAACTCAACTGCTTGTTCAGTACaaattgctaaaaaacaaaaacgaactAAGAATCCTTTTAGCAAAGCATGATAGCATTGATTACAAGataactttaaaaaacatttaaagttaCATTTTCCAGAGTTCAAATTTGAGATTAGAAGGCATTGCGAGAACACGCAAACGACCCCCACTCCCTCGGAAAGCACGGCGTTATCCGGCAGGAGCGCATTAACGGCCGGTTCGGAGGATGTGGGCGCGCGAGAGAGAGATAATGCGGCCGGTCCGCAGGCCGACCGCGCTCGGCCTCGGTGGACGCAGCAGCAGGAAGGAGGAAAGGCACTGTCTTGCTTTTGCGTGATAGGCTTCTGCTGCATACAGCGGGTCAAATCACAAGCTATGCGGTGACGTTGCTtgacaacattttgtcacatttcgcTTCAAACAGTGTTtggaaaaatctttttttgcacatttacagCAATATTTGTCACTTTAAAGaaatccaaaatattaaatgtttcacttgaTGTGATAGGTCTACATATTAAATATGTGTCGAaatataaatgttcaaactaaatacaagcattatgtaaaaggtaaataaaatcagaatctcATGATGTGCACATGCTTTTCAActtatattcaattgaacacacaacaaagacaagctattgaAATGACCGATTAGTGTTTGTGTTTTCGGGAATATTCTCtccttttgaatttgatgcctgcagcacctttgaaaaaagatgggacaggggcagcaaaagactgggaaagttgaggaatggtcaaaaaacaccttttcgGAACATTTCACAGGTTAAtcggaaacaggtgagtgtcatgattaaGTATAAAAGGAGCAGCCCCTAAAGGCTGTTCACAAGCGAGGTTGGTGCGAAGTTCACCCCTTTGTCAACAACAGTTTACCAACGTTTCTCAGCATACAATTGCGAGGAATTGAGTGATTTCAGCATCGacgctccataatatcatcaaaagagtcGTGACCTTCGACCCCTCAGGCGGCAATGCACTTAAAACCGGCATGAAAAACAGATTCCACGTCATGCTTTCAAATAGTTTATTCCAGttacaaataacattttagactattagaggagggggggaaaaaaaaaaaagtgtacaaaatCACAAGTGCAAGGTTACTATTGTACAGAcgtaaacaaaacagaaaaaacactttgtcATCTTTTGTGGAAGAACCATGAGAGGACCGGTTGCTATTTTTCACCAGCATTTGAAGTGACGAACGGCGGATGGTAGCATTTAATCATCTACGAGCAGATGACCTTCGTGATTGCAATCGCAACTTGAGCGCATGGGTACGAGGGGATGAACGGCCTCCGCTTGTTTGTTCAAACACCCACCcgccaaaaaataaacaccacaTCATCATCACATCCATCAGCAGCGGCAGCGAGAAAACAAAGTCAAACGAAGCTGGGGCACAGCGACAGTcaccttgagcaaaaaaaaaaaaaaaaaaagccaaacggCACAACCTTAAACCCGACAACGTACAACGCAAATACGAGCAGATTAGCACTCAGCGGAGCGCAGACGCTACACCGAGGCCCAGCAATCCTACCTACGTCCATCCCACATGCGAGGCCAAATCCCGCCATTGCTGGCCTCTGGTTGCTCACTGCTCCACTTGGGCCTAATGCAACTGGACAGTAACGGTatacaggaaaacaaaacaaaaatccattaTTGCATCTGCAAAACCCCCAAATTTATTGGCGCCTGCTGAAAGGAAATTGGTCGCGTAGTTTTTGTGTAATCGGGATAACAAACAGCAAGCAAATTAATTCCGCTCGCCGACAGTTAATGGAT carries:
- the scn4bb gene encoding sodium channel, voltage-gated, type IV, beta b: MEVHGVWVDALRLGLPRTAFELIATLLLVVRSAQALEMSVGKIPFLEAVNGSTVVLPCTYSSCIGIENLYFRWQFNDNGTMQRVCDAVIPSEGVVPKVKMYKERFEFVGKNRNNNISILLWNITFEDGGQYTCFGRNPKEKDKNHSAIFKLIVVDELREVDNTLTIIIASAVGGAIALLMGFMLLKNFTLFVLAKLEEKNKECLVTSSGIDNTENGLSGSKVDSKPKPPKQK